In the Girardinichthys multiradiatus isolate DD_20200921_A chromosome 4, DD_fGirMul_XY1, whole genome shotgun sequence genome, one interval contains:
- the mthfs gene encoding 5,10-methenyltetrahydrofolate synthetase (5-formyltetrahydrofolate cyclo-ligase) isoform X1, translating into MCLLIFNLLKVAPSKKTKKKDFPDRMSLIERMAVLRAYKQALRKELKCRLTALSAAEKQRQSRLLSYKLFKHPKYISSQRIAVFLSMDDEVCTEEIIKDLFNRGKSCFIPRYRTCSSHMDMLKLNSLQDLETLALTSWNIRQPAEDCNSREEALSSGGLDLMLMPGLGFDLFGGRLGRGKGFYDTYLGRCSEHPKGKPYTIALAFKEQLCQKIPVDSSDVIIDEVLYEDQ; encoded by the exons ATGTGTTTGTTAATATTTAACTTACTGAAAGTTGCACCaagcaagaaaacaaagaagaaagattTCCCTGACCGCATGTCCCTGATAGAGAGAATGGCTGTATTGAGAGCTTACAAACAAGCCCTGAGGAAGGAGCTGAAATGTCGCCTTACTGCGCTTAGCGCCGCGGAGAAGCAGCGGCAGTCTCGGCTGCTTTCATACAAG CTGTTTAAACATCCTAAATACATCTCCTCTCAACGAATTGCGGTATTTCTCAGTATGGATGATGAAGTGTGCACTGAGGAAATCATCAAAGACCTGTTCAATCGTGGCAAAAGCTGCTTCATACCCAGATATCGGACCTGCAGCTCACATATGGACATGCTGAAGCTCAACAGTCTGCAGGACTTGGAGACGTTGGCTCTGACATCCTGGAACATCCGGCAGCCAGCGGAGGATTGCAACAGCAGAGAAGAAGCTTTGTCTTCAG GAGGTCTCGATCTGATGTTGATGCCAGGCCTGGGCTTTGACCTATTTGGAGGACGTCTTGGACGAGGAAAAGGCTTCTATGACACCTATTTAGGACGCTGCAGCGAACACCCTAAGGGAAAGCCTTACACTATCGCCCTGGCTTTCAAAGAGCAGCTCTGTCAAAAGATCCCTGTTGACTCCAGCGACGTCATTATAGATGAAGTCCTATATGAGGACCAGTAA
- the mthfs gene encoding 5,10-methenyltetrahydrofolate synthetase (5-formyltetrahydrofolate cyclo-ligase) isoform X2: MCLLIFNLLKVAPSKKTKKKDFPDRMSLIERMAVLRAYKQALRKELKCRLTALSAAEKQRQSRLLSYKLFKHPKYISSQRIAVFLSMDDEVCTEEIIKDLFNRGKSCFIPRYRTCSSHMDMLKLNSLQDLETLALTSWNIRQPAEDCNSREEALSSVPVRNPSSVMPGSRDPPPVETLLLWQMWRTSSEA; encoded by the exons ATGTGTTTGTTAATATTTAACTTACTGAAAGTTGCACCaagcaagaaaacaaagaagaaagattTCCCTGACCGCATGTCCCTGATAGAGAGAATGGCTGTATTGAGAGCTTACAAACAAGCCCTGAGGAAGGAGCTGAAATGTCGCCTTACTGCGCTTAGCGCCGCGGAGAAGCAGCGGCAGTCTCGGCTGCTTTCATACAAG CTGTTTAAACATCCTAAATACATCTCCTCTCAACGAATTGCGGTATTTCTCAGTATGGATGATGAAGTGTGCACTGAGGAAATCATCAAAGACCTGTTCAATCGTGGCAAAAGCTGCTTCATACCCAGATATCGGACCTGCAGCTCACATATGGACATGCTGAAGCTCAACAGTCTGCAGGACTTGGAGACGTTGGCTCTGACATCCTGGAACATCCGGCAGCCAGCGGAGGATTGCAACAGCAGAGAAGAAGCTTTGTCTTCAG TACCTGTCAGGAATCCCAGCTCTGTCATGCCTGGCTCCAGAGATCCGCCACCGGTGGAAACATTGTTGCTGTGGCAAATGTGGAGGACATCCAGTGAAGCTTAA
- the mthfs gene encoding 5,10-methenyltetrahydrofolate synthetase (5-formyltetrahydrofolate cyclo-ligase) isoform X3 — MCLLIFNLLKVAPSKKTKKKDFPDRMSLIERMAVLRAYKQALRKELKCRLTALSAAEKQRQSRLLSYKLFKHPKYISSQRIAVFLSMDDEVCTEEIIKDLFNRGKSCFIPRYRTCSSHMDMLKLNSLQDLETLALTSWNIRQPAEDCNSREEALSSVPVRNPSSLMPGSRDPPPVETLLLWQMWRTSSEA, encoded by the exons ATGTGTTTGTTAATATTTAACTTACTGAAAGTTGCACCaagcaagaaaacaaagaagaaagattTCCCTGACCGCATGTCCCTGATAGAGAGAATGGCTGTATTGAGAGCTTACAAACAAGCCCTGAGGAAGGAGCTGAAATGTCGCCTTACTGCGCTTAGCGCCGCGGAGAAGCAGCGGCAGTCTCGGCTGCTTTCATACAAG CTGTTTAAACATCCTAAATACATCTCCTCTCAACGAATTGCGGTATTTCTCAGTATGGATGATGAAGTGTGCACTGAGGAAATCATCAAAGACCTGTTCAATCGTGGCAAAAGCTGCTTCATACCCAGATATCGGACCTGCAGCTCACATATGGACATGCTGAAGCTCAACAGTCTGCAGGACTTGGAGACGTTGGCTCTGACATCCTGGAACATCCGGCAGCCAGCGGAGGATTGCAACAGCAGAGAAGAAGCTTTGTCTTCAG TACCTGTCAGGAATCCCAGCTCTCTAATGCCTGGCTCCAGAGATCCGCCACCAGTGGAAACATTGTTGCTGTGGCAAATGTGGAGGACATCCAGTGAAGCTTAA